Proteins from a single region of Pseudomonas ekonensis:
- the secF gene encoding protein translocase subunit SecF produces the protein MLRTINFMGVRNFAFGVTLFLTALALFSVFHKGMNWGLDFTGGTLIELTYERPADVTKVREQLATAGYHEAVVQNFGATTDLLVRMPGEDPQLGHQVAEALQKVGGENPATVKRVEFVGPQVGEELRDQGGLGMLLALGGILLYLAFRFQWKFAVGAIVSLIHDVIVTIGILSFFQITFDLTVLAAVLAIIGYSLNDTIVVFDRVRENFRVLRKASLIENINISTTQTLLRTMATSISTLLAIAALLFFGGDNLFGFSIALFIGVLAGTYSSIYIANVVLIWLNLTSEDLIPPANTDKEIDDRP, from the coding sequence ATGTTACGTACTATCAACTTCATGGGCGTTCGCAACTTCGCGTTCGGCGTCACTCTGTTCCTGACGGCACTGGCCTTGTTCAGCGTGTTCCACAAGGGCATGAACTGGGGCCTGGACTTCACCGGCGGTACGCTCATCGAGCTGACCTACGAGCGTCCGGCCGATGTCACCAAGGTGCGTGAGCAACTGGCGACGGCCGGTTACCACGAGGCGGTCGTGCAGAACTTCGGCGCGACCACCGACCTGCTGGTGCGCATGCCGGGCGAAGACCCGCAACTGGGCCATCAGGTGGCCGAGGCACTGCAGAAGGTCGGCGGCGAGAACCCGGCGACCGTCAAGCGCGTCGAGTTCGTGGGCCCGCAGGTGGGCGAGGAACTGCGTGACCAGGGCGGCCTGGGCATGCTGCTGGCGCTCGGCGGCATCTTGCTCTACCTGGCTTTCCGCTTTCAGTGGAAATTCGCGGTGGGCGCCATTGTTTCGCTGATCCACGACGTGATCGTGACGATCGGCATCCTGTCGTTCTTCCAGATCACCTTCGACCTGACGGTGCTGGCGGCGGTGCTGGCGATCATCGGCTACTCGCTCAACGACACCATCGTCGTGTTCGACCGGGTCCGCGAGAACTTCCGTGTGCTGCGCAAGGCCAGCCTGATCGAGAACATCAACATCTCGACCACCCAGACCCTGCTGCGCACCATGGCGACCTCGATCTCGACGTTGCTGGCGATCGCGGCGCTGCTGTTCTTCGGCGGCGACAACCTGTTCGGCTTCTCCATCGCCCTGTTCATCGGTGTTTTGGCGGGTACCTACTCGTCGATCTACATCGCCAACGTGGTGCTGATCTGGCTGAACCTGACCAGCGAGGACCTGATCCCGCCGGCCAACACCGACAAGGAAATCGACGACCGTCCTTGA
- a CDS encoding glycine zipper 2TM domain-containing protein, protein MNKSLLVGAVLGAVGVTAGGAVATYSLVKSGPEYAQVLAVEPVKTQIKTPREVCKDVTVTRQAPVKDQHQIAGTVVGALAGGLLGNQIGGGTGKKIATVAGAVGGGYAGNKVQEGMQERDTYTTTQTRCNTVNDISDKVVGYDVRYSLDGKEGKVRMDRDPGNQIPVDKEGKLILSQAQPGQ, encoded by the coding sequence GTGAACAAGTCGTTGCTGGTTGGTGCGGTATTGGGTGCTGTCGGTGTGACCGCCGGGGGTGCTGTTGCTACCTACAGCCTGGTGAAAAGCGGCCCTGAGTACGCGCAAGTGCTGGCTGTCGAGCCGGTCAAGACGCAGATCAAGACTCCACGTGAAGTGTGCAAGGACGTCACCGTGACCCGTCAGGCGCCGGTGAAGGATCAGCATCAGATCGCCGGTACGGTGGTCGGTGCGTTGGCCGGCGGCCTTTTGGGCAACCAGATCGGCGGCGGCACCGGCAAGAAGATCGCCACGGTGGCCGGTGCGGTCGGCGGCGGTTACGCCGGCAACAAGGTGCAGGAGGGCATGCAGGAGCGTGACACCTACACCACGACGCAGACGCGCTGCAACACCGTGAATGACATCAGCGACAAGGTCGTCGGCTACGACGTTCGCTATTCGCTGGATGGCAAGGAAGGCAAAGTGCGGATGGATCGGGATCCGGGCAACCAGATTCCGGTGGACAAGGAAGGCAAGCTGATCCTATCCCAGGCCCAGCCCGGACAGTGA
- the suhB gene encoding type III secretion system regulator SuhB: MQPMLNIALRAARSASELIFRSIERLDSIKVDEKDAKDYVSEVDRAAEQKIIDALRKAYPNHSIMGEETGMHAGSGIEGEEYLWIIDPLDGTTNFLRGIPHFAVSIACKYRGRLEHAVVLDPVRQEEFTASRGRGAQLNGRRLRVSGRTSLDGALLGTGFPFRDDQMDNLDNYLGMFRALVGQTAGIRRAGSASLDLAYVAAGRFDAFWESGLSEWDMAAGALLIQEAGGLVSDFTGGHDFLEKGHVVAGNTKCFKAVLTAIQPHLPASMKR; encoded by the coding sequence ATGCAGCCCATGCTGAATATCGCGCTGCGCGCCGCCCGCAGCGCCAGTGAACTGATCTTCCGCTCCATCGAGCGCCTGGATAGCATCAAGGTCGACGAAAAAGACGCCAAGGACTACGTGTCCGAGGTGGATCGCGCCGCCGAACAGAAAATCATCGACGCCCTGCGCAAGGCTTACCCGAATCACTCGATCATGGGTGAAGAGACCGGCATGCACGCAGGCTCCGGCATCGAAGGCGAAGAGTACCTGTGGATCATCGATCCGCTGGACGGCACCACCAACTTCCTGCGCGGCATCCCTCACTTCGCGGTCAGCATCGCCTGCAAATACCGCGGCCGTCTGGAACACGCCGTTGTCCTGGATCCGGTCCGTCAGGAAGAGTTCACCGCCAGCCGTGGCCGTGGCGCCCAACTGAACGGCCGTCGCCTGCGCGTCAGCGGCCGCACCAGCCTGGACGGCGCCCTGCTGGGCACCGGCTTCCCGTTCCGTGACGACCAGATGGACAACCTGGACAACTACCTGGGCATGTTCCGCGCCCTGGTGGGCCAGACCGCCGGCATCCGCCGCGCAGGTTCGGCGAGCCTGGACCTGGCCTACGTGGCCGCCGGCCGTTTCGACGCGTTCTGGGAATCGGGCCTGTCCGAGTGGGACATGGCAGCCGGCGCCCTGCTGATTCAGGAAGCGGGCGGCCTGGTGAGCGACTTCACCGGCGGTCACGACTTCCTGGAGAAAGGCCACGTCGTCGCCGGCAACACCAAATGCTTCAAGGCCGTGCTGACGGCCATCCAGCCGCACCTGCCGGCTTCGATGAAGCGTTAA
- the trmJ gene encoding tRNA (cytosine(32)/uridine(32)-2'-O)-methyltransferase TrmJ → MLQNIRVVLVNTSHPGNIGGTARAMKNMGLSRLVLVEPRVFPHHEADARASGAGDILENAQVVATLEDALVGCNLVLGTSARDRRIPWPLLDPRECGAKVVEEAGQGAEIALVFGREDSGLTNEELQRCHYHVHIPSDPEFSSLNLGAAVQVLSYEVRMAWLAAQGQPSKFEKEEVASVKSNELATMDELERFYEHLEQTLVAIEFLDPEKPRHLMARLRRLYGRSSVSRAEMNILRGILTETQKAARGELLKRKE, encoded by the coding sequence GTGCTGCAAAACATTCGTGTCGTCCTGGTCAACACCAGCCATCCGGGCAACATCGGCGGGACCGCGCGCGCCATGAAGAACATGGGGCTTTCGCGGCTGGTGCTGGTGGAGCCCCGGGTGTTTCCGCACCACGAAGCCGATGCCCGCGCATCCGGTGCCGGCGACATCCTTGAAAACGCGCAAGTCGTCGCCACCTTGGAAGACGCCTTGGTCGGCTGCAACCTGGTGCTGGGCACCAGCGCCCGTGACCGGCGGATCCCGTGGCCGCTGCTCGATCCCCGCGAATGCGGCGCCAAAGTGGTCGAGGAGGCCGGGCAGGGCGCGGAAATCGCCCTGGTGTTCGGGCGCGAGGATTCCGGACTGACCAACGAAGAGCTGCAGCGATGTCACTACCACGTGCACATCCCCTCCGATCCTGAATTCAGCTCGCTGAACCTCGGGGCGGCGGTGCAGGTGCTGAGCTATGAAGTGCGCATGGCCTGGCTGGCGGCGCAAGGCCAGCCGAGCAAGTTCGAAAAGGAAGAAGTGGCCTCCGTCAAAAGCAATGAGCTGGCGACCATGGACGAACTGGAGCGGTTCTACGAGCACCTGGAACAGACCCTGGTGGCCATCGAGTTCCTCGATCCTGAAAAGCCGCGGCACTTGATGGCACGCCTGCGCCGGTTGTACGGACGCAGCTCGGTCAGCCGGGCGGAAATGAATATTTTGCGTGGCATCCTCACGGAAACCCAGAAAGCGGCCCGTGGCGAGCTCCTTAAACGGAAGGAATGA
- the cysE gene encoding serine O-acetyltransferase — protein sequence MFERLREDIQSVFHRDPAARNAFEVLTCYPGMHAIWIHRLSAMLWRAELKWLARLVSNFGRWLTGIEIHPGAKVGRRFFIDHGMGIVIGETAEIGDDVTLYQGVTLGGTSWNKGKRHPTLGDGVVVGAGAKVLGPFTVGAGAKVGSNAVVTKEVPPGATVVGIPGRIIVKSDDEQDAKRKAMAEKIGFDAYGVSGDMPDPVARAIGQLLDHLQAVDGRLEGMCGALKDLGSNYCAKDLPELREEDFACVKGKEDTTAG from the coding sequence ATGTTCGAGCGTTTGCGTGAAGATATCCAGAGCGTATTCCACCGAGACCCGGCGGCGCGTAACGCTTTTGAGGTTCTGACCTGCTACCCCGGCATGCACGCGATCTGGATCCATCGGCTGTCGGCGATGCTGTGGCGTGCAGAGCTGAAATGGCTGGCGCGGCTGGTGTCGAACTTCGGCCGCTGGTTGACCGGGATCGAGATCCATCCGGGGGCGAAGGTCGGGCGCCGCTTCTTCATCGACCACGGCATGGGCATCGTGATCGGGGAAACGGCTGAGATCGGCGACGACGTGACCCTGTACCAGGGCGTGACCCTCGGCGGCACCAGTTGGAACAAGGGCAAGCGTCACCCGACGCTGGGTGACGGCGTGGTGGTCGGGGCCGGCGCGAAAGTGCTCGGGCCGTTCACCGTGGGTGCCGGCGCCAAGGTCGGCTCCAATGCGGTGGTCACCAAGGAAGTGCCGCCGGGTGCGACCGTGGTGGGCATTCCGGGGCGGATCATCGTCAAGTCCGATGACGAGCAGGACGCCAAGCGCAAGGCGATGGCCGAGAAGATCGGCTTCGATGCCTACGGCGTCAGCGGCGACATGCCGGATCCGGTGGCTCGGGCCATCGGTCAGTTGCTCGATCACCTGCAGGCGGTGGACGGGCGACTGGAGGGGATGTGCGGCGCGCTGAAGGATCTGGGCAGCAATTACTGTGCGAAAGATCTGCCTGAGCTGCGCGAAGAGGACTTCGCTTGCGTCAAGGGCAAGGAAGACACCACGGCGGGTTGA
- the iscR gene encoding Fe-S cluster assembly transcriptional regulator IscR, with product MRLTTKGRYAVTAMLDLALHAQHGPVSLADISERQGISLSYLEQLFAKLRRSNLVSSVRGPGGGYQLSRDMQGIQVAQVIDAVNESVDATKCQGQGDCHSGDTCLTHHLWCDLSLQIHEFLSGISLADLVTRREVQEVAQRQDQRRCNGKAPRLDKIEASAVE from the coding sequence ATGCGACTGACTACAAAAGGCCGATACGCCGTGACCGCCATGCTCGACCTGGCGTTGCACGCGCAGCACGGGCCCGTGTCCCTGGCCGATATCTCCGAGCGCCAAGGCATTTCCCTGTCCTATCTCGAACAGCTGTTCGCCAAGCTGCGCCGCAGCAACCTGGTGTCCAGCGTCCGCGGTCCGGGCGGCGGTTACCAGCTGTCCCGCGACATGCAGGGCATCCAGGTCGCTCAGGTGATCGATGCGGTCAACGAATCGGTCGATGCGACCAAATGCCAGGGCCAGGGCGATTGCCATTCCGGCGACACCTGCCTGACCCATCACCTGTGGTGCGACCTCAGCCTGCAGATCCACGAATTTCTCAGCGGTATCAGCTTGGCCGACCTCGTAACTCGCCGTGAGGTGCAGGAAGTGGCCCAGCGCCAGGATCAGCGTCGTTGCAATGGCAAGGCGCCGCGCCTGGACAAGATTGAAGCGTCCGCCGTCGAATGA
- a CDS encoding IscS subfamily cysteine desulfurase translates to MKLPIYLDYSATTPVDPRVAQKMSECLLVDGNFGNPASRSHVFGWKAEEAVENARRQVADLVNADPREIVWTSGATESDNLAIKGAAHFYASKGKHLITTKIEHKAVLDTMRQLEREGFEVTYIEPREDGLVTPEMVEAALREDTILVSVMHVNNEIGTVNDIAAIGELTRSKGILFHVDAAQSTGKVEIDLQKLKVDMMSFSAHKTYGPKGIGALYVSRKPRVRIEATMHGGGHERGMRSGTLATHQIVGMGEAFRVAKEDMAAENVRIKALSDRFYKQVEHLEELYVNGSLTARVPHNLNLSFNYVEGESLIMALKDLAVSSGSACTSASLEPSYVLRALGRNDELAHSSIRFTFGRFTTEEEIDYAAQKVCEAVTKLRALSPLWDMYKDGVDISKIEWAAH, encoded by the coding sequence ATGAAATTGCCGATTTACCTTGATTACTCTGCGACCACCCCGGTCGATCCGCGCGTTGCGCAAAAGATGAGTGAATGCCTGCTGGTCGACGGGAACTTCGGTAACCCGGCATCCCGCTCCCACGTGTTCGGCTGGAAGGCCGAGGAAGCCGTGGAGAACGCCCGTCGTCAGGTGGCCGACCTGGTCAACGCCGACCCGCGCGAAATCGTCTGGACCTCCGGCGCGACCGAGTCCGACAACCTGGCAATCAAGGGTGCGGCACATTTCTACGCCTCCAAGGGCAAGCACCTGATCACCACCAAGATCGAACACAAGGCCGTCCTCGACACCATGCGCCAACTGGAGCGCGAAGGTTTCGAAGTGACCTACATCGAGCCTCGTGAAGACGGTCTGGTCACCCCGGAAATGGTCGAAGCCGCCCTGCGCGAAGACACCATCCTGGTGTCGGTGATGCACGTGAACAACGAAATCGGCACCGTCAACGACATCGCCGCCATCGGCGAGCTGACCCGTTCCAAAGGCATCCTGTTCCACGTCGACGCCGCTCAGTCCACCGGCAAGGTCGAGATCGACCTGCAGAAGCTGAAAGTCGACATGATGTCGTTCTCCGCCCACAAGACCTACGGCCCTAAAGGCATTGGCGCGCTCTACGTCAGCCGCAAGCCGCGCGTGCGCATCGAAGCGACCATGCACGGTGGCGGCCACGAGCGCGGCATGCGCTCCGGCACCCTGGCGACCCACCAGATCGTCGGCATGGGCGAAGCCTTCCGCGTGGCCAAGGAAGACATGGCCGCCGAGAACGTGCGGATCAAGGCCCTGAGCGACCGCTTCTACAAGCAGGTCGAGCACCTGGAGGAGCTGTACGTCAACGGCAGCCTGACCGCCCGCGTTCCGCACAACCTGAACCTGAGCTTCAACTACGTCGAAGGCGAGTCGCTGATCATGGCGCTCAAGGACCTGGCGGTATCGTCCGGTTCGGCCTGCACCTCGGCGTCGCTGGAGCCTTCGTACGTGCTGCGCGCCCTGGGCCGCAACGACGAACTGGCGCACAGCTCGATCCGCTTCACCTTCGGCCGCTTCACCACCGAAGAAGAGATCGACTACGCCGCGCAGAAAGTCTGCGAGGCCGTCACCAAGCTGCGCGCCCTGTCGCCGCTGTGGGACATGTACAAAGACGGTGTCGACATTTCGAAGATCGAGTGGGCGGCACACTGA
- the iscU gene encoding Fe-S cluster assembly scaffold IscU produces MAYSEKVIDHYENPRNVGKMNAEDPDVGTGMVGAPACGDVMRLQIKVNEQGVIEDAKFKTYGCGSAIASSSLATEWMKGKTLDEAETIKNTQLAEELALPPVKIHCSVLAEDAIKAAVRDYKQKKGLL; encoded by the coding sequence ATGGCTTACAGCGAAAAGGTCATCGACCACTACGAAAACCCGCGCAACGTCGGCAAGATGAACGCCGAAGACCCGGATGTCGGCACCGGCATGGTCGGCGCCCCGGCGTGCGGCGACGTGATGCGCCTGCAGATCAAGGTCAACGAGCAGGGCGTGATCGAAGACGCCAAGTTCAAGACCTACGGCTGCGGTTCGGCGATCGCTTCCAGCTCCCTGGCCACCGAGTGGATGAAGGGCAAGACCCTGGACGAAGCCGAAACCATCAAGAACACCCAGCTGGCTGAAGAACTGGCCCTGCCGCCGGTGAAGATCCACTGCTCCGTGCTCGCCGAGGACGCCATCAAGGCGGCCGTGCGCGACTACAAGCAGAAGAAAGGTTTGCTCTAA
- the iscA gene encoding iron-sulfur cluster assembly protein IscA, whose translation MAISMTEAAAKHVRRSLDGRGKGEGIRLGVRTTGCSGLAYVLEFVDALGEDDQVFESHGEKVIIDPKSLAYLDGTELDFVKEGLNEGFKFNNPNVRGECGCGESFNV comes from the coding sequence ATGGCCATCAGCATGACAGAAGCCGCCGCCAAGCACGTGCGCCGTTCCCTGGACGGTCGCGGCAAGGGCGAAGGGATCCGCTTGGGCGTCCGCACCACGGGCTGCTCGGGGCTGGCGTATGTGCTGGAATTCGTCGATGCCCTGGGCGAAGACGACCAGGTGTTCGAAAGCCATGGCGAAAAGGTGATCATCGATCCCAAGAGCCTGGCGTACCTGGACGGCACCGAACTCGATTTCGTCAAGGAAGGGTTGAACGAAGGCTTCAAGTTCAACAACCCCAACGTGCGCGGTGAGTGTGGCTGCGGCGAAAGCTTCAACGTCTGA
- the hscB gene encoding co-chaperone HscB, producing the protein MGIPCHFALFDLQPDFRLDLEQLASRYRELARGVHPDRFADASEREQRLALEQSARLNEAYQTLKSPPQRARYLLTMSGRELPLEVTVHDPEFLLQQMELREELEDLQDNADLDGVAAFKRRLKAAQDRLNESFAACWNDAAQREQAERLMRRMQFLDKLSYEVRQLEERLDD; encoded by the coding sequence GTGGGTATTCCTTGTCATTTCGCCTTGTTTGACCTGCAACCGGATTTTCGCCTGGATCTCGAGCAGTTGGCCTCGCGCTACCGCGAGCTGGCGCGCGGCGTTCACCCAGACCGCTTCGCCGACGCCTCCGAGCGCGAGCAGCGGCTGGCGCTGGAGCAGTCCGCCCGGCTCAACGAGGCGTACCAGACCCTCAAGAGCCCCCCGCAACGCGCGCGTTACCTGCTCACCATGAGCGGGCGCGAGCTGCCGCTGGAGGTGACGGTGCACGATCCGGAGTTCCTGCTGCAGCAGATGGAGCTGCGCGAGGAGCTCGAAGACCTGCAGGACAACGCCGACCTGGACGGTGTCGCCGCCTTCAAGCGCCGGCTGAAGGCCGCCCAGGACCGATTGAACGAAAGCTTCGCAGCCTGTTGGAACGACGCGGCGCAACGCGAGCAGGCCGAACGCCTGATGCGGCGCATGCAGTTCCTCGACAAGCTCTCCTACGAAGTGCGCCAGCTAGAAGAGCGCCTCGACGATTAA
- the hscA gene encoding Fe-S protein assembly chaperone HscA has product MALLQIAEPGQSPQPHQRRLAVGIDLGTTNSLVAALRSGLSDPLADAQGQVILPSAVRYHADRVEVGESAKLAASADPLNTVLSVKRLMGRGLSDVKQLGEQLPYRFVGGESHMPFIDTVQGPKSPVEVSADILKVLRQRAEATLGGELVGAVITVPAYFDDAQRQATKDAAKLAGLNVLRLLNEPTAAAVAYGLDQHAEGLVAIYDLGGGTFDISILRLTGGVFEVLATGGDSALGGDDFDHAIAGWIIEGAGLSADLDPGAQRNLLQTACAAKEALTDAAAVEVVHGDWKAQLTREAFDALIEPMVARSLKACRRAVRDSGIELEDVHAVVMVGGSTRVPRVREAVAEAFGRQPLTSIDPDQVVAIGAAIQADTLAGNKRDGGELLLLDVIPLSLGLETMGGLMEKVIPRNTTIPVARAQDFTTYKDGQSAMAIHVLQGERELISDCRSLARFELRGIPAMVAGAAKIRVTFQVDADGLLSVSARELGSGVEASIQVKPSYGLTDGEIAKMLKDSFQHANDDKVARVLREHQVDAQRLVEAVQAALDADGERLLDAEERMVIDLQVQELTELMKGTDGFAIEQQTKRLSQVTDAFAARRLDSTVKAALAGRNLNEIEDN; this is encoded by the coding sequence ATGGCCCTACTGCAGATCGCCGAACCCGGCCAAAGTCCTCAACCGCACCAGCGCCGTCTGGCTGTGGGGATCGACTTGGGCACTACCAATTCGCTGGTCGCTGCGTTGCGCAGTGGTCTTTCCGATCCGCTGGCCGACGCCCAAGGGCAGGTGATCCTGCCGTCCGCCGTGCGGTATCACGCCGACCGCGTCGAGGTCGGCGAGTCGGCCAAGCTGGCCGCATCCGCAGACCCTCTGAACACCGTGCTGTCGGTCAAGCGCCTGATGGGGCGTGGCCTGTCCGACGTCAAGCAGCTGGGCGAGCAACTGCCGTACCGCTTCGTCGGCGGCGAGTCGCACATGCCGTTCATCGACACGGTTCAGGGGCCGAAGAGCCCGGTCGAAGTCTCCGCCGACATCCTGAAGGTGCTGCGCCAGCGCGCCGAAGCGACGCTGGGCGGCGAGCTGGTCGGTGCGGTGATCACGGTGCCGGCCTATTTCGATGATGCACAGCGCCAGGCCACCAAGGACGCGGCGAAGCTCGCCGGTCTGAACGTGCTGCGCCTGCTCAACGAGCCGACCGCCGCCGCTGTGGCCTATGGCCTGGATCAGCATGCCGAAGGCCTGGTCGCGATCTACGACCTGGGCGGCGGCACCTTTGACATTTCCATCCTGCGCCTGACCGGCGGTGTCTTCGAAGTGCTGGCCACCGGCGGCGACAGCGCCCTGGGCGGCGATGACTTCGACCATGCCATCGCCGGCTGGATCATCGAGGGCGCCGGCCTGTCCGCCGACCTCGATCCGGGTGCGCAACGCAATCTGCTGCAGACCGCTTGCGCGGCCAAGGAAGCGCTGACCGATGCCGCTGCGGTTGAGGTGGTTCATGGCGACTGGAAGGCGCAACTGACCCGCGAAGCGTTCGACGCGCTGATCGAGCCGATGGTCGCGCGCAGCCTCAAGGCTTGCCGCCGTGCCGTGCGTGATTCCGGCATTGAGCTGGAAGACGTTCACGCCGTGGTCATGGTCGGCGGTTCGACCCGTGTGCCGCGTGTGCGCGAAGCCGTCGCCGAGGCCTTCGGCCGTCAGCCGCTGACCTCCATCGACCCGGATCAAGTGGTGGCCATCGGGGCCGCGATCCAGGCCGACACCCTGGCCGGCAACAAGCGTGACGGCGGCGAACTGCTGCTGCTCGACGTGATTCCGCTGTCCCTGGGGCTGGAAACCATGGGCGGGCTGATGGAGAAGGTGATTCCGCGCAACACCACCATCCCGGTCGCCCGCGCCCAGGATTTCACCACCTACAAAGACGGCCAGTCGGCCATGGCGATCCATGTGCTGCAGGGCGAGCGCGAGCTGATCAGCGACTGCCGCTCCCTGGCGCGCTTCGAGCTGCGCGGGATTCCGGCGATGGTGGCCGGCGCGGCGAAGATCCGCGTGACCTTCCAGGTCGATGCCGACGGTCTGCTCAGCGTCTCCGCCCGTGAACTGGGCTCGGGCGTCGAGGCCAGCATCCAGGTCAAGCCGTCCTACGGCCTGACCGACGGCGAAATCGCCAAGATGCTCAAGGACTCGTTCCAGCACGCCAACGACGACAAGGTCGCCCGTGTCCTGCGCGAGCATCAGGTCGACGCCCAGCGCCTGGTCGAGGCAGTGCAGGCTGCCCTGGACGCCGACGGCGAGCGTCTGCTGGACGCCGAAGAACGCATGGTCATCGACCTGCAGGTGCAGGAACTGACCGAACTGATGAAGGGCACCGATGGCTTCGCCATCGAGCAGCAGACCAAGCGTCTGTCGCAAGTGACCGACGCCTTTGCCGCCCGCCGCCTGGATTCGACGGTGAAAGCCGCGCTGGCGGGGCGCAACCTGAATGAAATCGAGGATAACTGA
- the fdx gene encoding ISC system 2Fe-2S type ferredoxin: MPQVIFLPHEKFCPDGMVVEAEPGTSILELAHEHHIEMESACGGVCACTTCHCIIREGFDSLEEADELEEDFLDRAWGLEAQSRLACQAIVGEEDLTVEIPKYSLNHAAEAPH, from the coding sequence ATGCCGCAGGTCATTTTTCTGCCACACGAGAAGTTCTGCCCTGACGGCATGGTGGTCGAGGCCGAGCCCGGCACGTCCATTCTCGAACTGGCCCACGAGCACCACATCGAGATGGAAAGCGCCTGCGGCGGCGTTTGCGCCTGCACCACCTGTCACTGCATCATCCGCGAAGGTTTCGATTCGCTGGAAGAGGCCGACGAACTGGAAGAGGACTTCCTCGACCGTGCCTGGGGCCTGGAAGCCCAATCGCGCCTGGCCTGCCAGGCCATTGTCGGCGAGGAAGACCTGACCGTCGAAATCCCGAAATATTCGCTTAACCATGCGGCCGAAGCGCCGCACTGA
- the iscX gene encoding Fe-S cluster assembly protein IscX, producing MSYGWNDVQRIAEELAEAHPGVDPYSVNFVDLQKWIMALPDFDNDSGRVGEKVLEAVQTLWADELD from the coding sequence ATGAGCTACGGCTGGAATGATGTTCAACGCATTGCAGAAGAGCTGGCCGAGGCCCATCCGGGCGTCGATCCGTACTCTGTCAATTTCGTCGACCTGCAAAAATGGATCATGGCGCTGCCGGATTTCGACAACGACTCGGGCCGTGTGGGCGAGAAGGTGTTGGAAGCGGTTCAGACGCTCTGGGCCGACGAGTTAGACTGA
- the ndk gene encoding nucleoside-diphosphate kinase: MAVQRTFSIIKPDAVAKGAAGEIVTRFEKAGLKVVASKMKQLSKAEAEGFYAEHKERGFFGDLVAFMISGPVVVQVLEGENAIARNRELMGATNPKEAAAGTIRADFAESIDANAVHGSDSEAAAAREISYFFAATEVTTR, translated from the coding sequence ATGGCTGTTCAACGTACTTTCTCCATCATCAAGCCTGACGCCGTTGCAAAAGGCGCTGCCGGCGAAATCGTTACCCGTTTCGAAAAGGCTGGCCTGAAAGTGGTTGCTTCGAAAATGAAGCAACTGTCCAAAGCCGAAGCCGAAGGTTTCTACGCTGAGCACAAAGAGCGCGGTTTCTTCGGTGACCTGGTTGCTTTCATGATCTCCGGTCCAGTGGTCGTTCAGGTTCTGGAAGGCGAAAACGCCATCGCTCGCAACCGTGAGCTGATGGGCGCCACCAACCCTAAAGAAGCTGCTGCCGGCACCATCCGCGCTGACTTCGCTGAATCGATCGACGCCAACGCCGTTCACGGTTCGGACTCCGAAGCCGCTGCCGCTCGCGAAATCTCGTACTTCTTCGCAGCTACCGAAGTAACCACTCGCTAA